In Thermithiobacillus tepidarius DSM 3134, the genomic window TCCTGATCTACTTCGATGCGGCGGCCCGTGAAAAGATATTGGCGAATCTCGCGCAGAGCCTCAATCCCGGCGGCTTCATCGTGACCGGGTTCTCCGAAACGCCCAAGCACGGCATCGCCGGGCTGGAGATCAAACGCTTCGGGAGCAGCGCGGTATATCAGAAAGTAGGTTAAAGCAAGCTAGATGAGGCAAGGGGGCCCGTTTTGGACCAAAACATAAGAATTCTCATTGTGGACGACTTTTCCACGATGCGCCGGATCATCAAGAACCTGCTCCGGGAGCTCGGCTTCAACAACACGGACGAGGCCGAGGACGGCGACGTGGCGCTCAGCAAGCTGAAGAGCCACAGCTACGATTTCGTGGTGACCGACTGGAACATGCCCAACATGCCCGGGATCGAGCTGCTGCGTGCCATCCGCCGGGATCCCGAGTTGCAGAGCATCCCCGTGCTGATGGTGACGGCCGAGGCCAAGCGGGAAAACATCGTCGAAGCGGCCGAAGCCGGGGTGAACGGCTACATTGTCAAGCCGTTCAACGCCGCCACGCTCAAGGCCAAGCTGGACAAGATCTTCGAGCGCTTGCAGGGCCAGGCCTAGCGCCTGGGGAAGAGAGCCATGGAAAAAAGAAAAAGTGAAATACGGGCGCATGCCCAGGCCCTGCTGTCCGCTCTGGAAGTCGATGATCACGCCGGGATCGAGCTGGAATTGAAAAACCTGGTGCAGGTGCATGATCACGAAATGTTCCAGGAGCTGGGCCGGCTGACCCGCGAGCTGCATCAGGCCATTCAGAGCCTGAGCTTCGATCCGGCGCTGAGGGATTTGGCTGAGAACGAGATCCCCGATGCCAAGGCCCGCTTGCAGCACGTGATCGAGATGACCGAGCAGGCTGCCCACCGCACCATGGAAGCAGTGGAGGAGCTGATTCCGCTGCAGGAGCCCATCGAGCAGCAGGCAACGGCGCTGCTGGGGCACTGGGAGCGCATGTACCGGCGCGAGATGGCGCCCAAGGAGTTCGCCGGCTTCGCGCGGGAAATGAAAGATTTTCTGGAAGCGGTGAAAGGCGCCGGCGAGGCCACGCGCGGCCGACTGACCGACATCCTCATGGCGCAGGAATACCAGGATCTGTCCAGCCAGATTATCCGCCGCGTCATTGATCTGGTGCAGCAGGTGGAGGAGCAGATGGTGGGACTGGTGCAGGCCTTTGCCGGCCACGGGCCGGCAGGGGCGGCCAGGGTCGCCACGGACAGGAAGTTGGAGGGCCCGCAAGTCAATCCGCAAGGTCGGACGGATGTCGTTACCAGTCAGGATGAGGTGGACGATCTGCTTTCCAGCCTTGGCTTCTGAGGGGAAAGGCCATGTACGAAATGGAAGGGATGGAGGACATACTCCAGGATTTTCTGGTCGAAGCCGGCGAAATACTGATTCAGCTGGACGAGCAGCTCGTGCTCCTGGAAAGCAGGCCTCAGGACCGCGATCTGCTCAACGCCATCTTCAGGGGCTTTCACACCATCAAGGGCGGCGCCGGTTTTCTGAATCTCGAGCCTCTGGTCGAGGTCTGCCACCGCGCGGAAAACGTGTTCAACGTGCTGCGCCAGGGACAGCGGCTTTTGTCCTCGGCCATGATGGACGTCATCCTGTTTTCCTACGACACGGTCAAAGGCATGCTCGACGCCATTGCCGCCGGGCAGGCGCTGGGTCAGGCCTCCCCGGAGCTTTTGGCGCAGCTCGATGCCTTTTCCGAACCGGAGGCCGAAGCGGCGGCAACGGAGTCCAGCACTGCGGATGACTTGGTCCTGGACGCGGAAGAAGAAGTGCTCGAAAGCATCGAGGAGGCCCTGGAAACCATCGAGGAGGCCTTTGCCGAAGTGGCCGCCATCGCCGACGCCCAGGCGGCCGAGACGGAGCCGTCCGCCGCTGCGTCCGGTGACGAAATCACCGACGAGGAATTCGAAGCGCTCCTGGATGCCCTGCATGCGAGCAAGCAGAACGAGGCAGCCGTCTCCGCCTCGGCCGCGGTCGCGGGTCAGTCCGTGCCAGCGGCTGCTGCGGGCAGTGCTGCCTCCGACGAGATCACCGAGGACGAATTCGAGGCGCTGCTGGATCGCCTGCACGGCAAGCCCGCACAGGCGGCCGCTCCGGCTGCTGCAGTGCCGGTGAACACACCGAGACAGGCTCTCGCCGCAGACAGCGCGCCGCGCGCGGTGACAGGCAAGCCGGCGCCTGCACCCATCCAAGCGGAGCCGCAGGCCGTGGCCAGCCCTGCCAGCACGCGCCCGGCGGCGGCGCCGATCGCCGAGGCATCGCCCGCAAAGGACGCAATGAAGGCGCCGGAGCCGACGCTCGGCAACAAAGAAGNNNNNNNNNNNNNNNNNNNNNNNNNNNNNNNNNNNNNNNNNNNNNNNNNNNNNNNNNNNNNNNNNNNNNNNNNNNNNNNNTGCCAGCACGCGCCCGGCGGCGGCGCCGATCGCCGAGGCATCGCCCGCAAAGGACGCAATGAAGGCGCCGGAGCCGACGCTCGGCAACAAAGAAGAGACCACTATTCGAGTGGACACCCGGCGGCTGGACGAGGTCATGAACCTGGTCGGCGAGCTGGTGCTGGTGCGCAATCGCATCCTGACCCTGGAGGGCAGCAGTGACGGGGAAGGGCGGGAGGCGGCCGCCGCGCACCTGGATCTGGTGACCTCCAGCTTGCAGGCGGCGGTCATGAAGACCCGCATGCAGCCCATCAAGAAGGTGTTCGGCCGCTTTCCGCGCCTGGTGCGCGATCTGGCCAAGAACCTCGGTAAGGAAATTGAGCTGGTGCTGCAGGGCGAGGATACGGACCTGGACAAGACCTTGGTGGAAGAGCTGGCCGATCCGCTGGTGCACCTGGTGCGCAACGCCGTGGACCACGGCATCGAGACGCCCGAAGAGCGCCTGGCGGCGGGCAAGCCGGCCACGGGGCGGGTACTGCTGTCCGCTCAGCAGGAAGGCGACCACATCCTCATCACCATCTCCGACGACGGCCGCGGCATGAATCCGGAAGTG contains:
- a CDS encoding protein phosphatase CheZ produces the protein MEKRKSEIRAHAQALLSALEVDDHAGIELELKNLVQVHDHEMFQELGRLTRELHQAIQSLSFDPALRDLAENEIPDAKARLQHVIEMTEQAAHRTMEAVEELIPLQEPIEQQATALLGHWERMYRREMAPKEFAGFAREMKDFLEAVKGAGEATRGRLTDILMAQEYQDLSSQIIRRVIDLVQQVEEQMVGLVQAFAGHGPAGAARVATDRKLEGPQVNPQGRTDVVTSQDEVDDLLSSLGF
- the cheY gene encoding chemotaxis response regulator CheY; this translates as MDQNIRILIVDDFSTMRRIIKNLLRELGFNNTDEAEDGDVALSKLKSHSYDFVVTDWNMPNMPGIELLRAIRRDPELQSIPVLMVTAEAKRENIVEAAEAGVNGYIVKPFNAATLKAKLDKIFERLQGQA
- a CDS encoding Hpt domain-containing protein, with amino-acid sequence MYEMEGMEDILQDFLVEAGEILIQLDEQLVLLESRPQDRDLLNAIFRGFHTIKGGAGFLNLEPLVEVCHRAENVFNVLRQGQRLLSSAMMDVILFSYDTVKGMLDAIAAGQALGQASPELLAQLDAFSEPEAEAAATESSTADDLVLDAEEEVLESIEEALETIEEAFAEVAAIADAQAAETEPSAAASGDEITDEEFEALLDALHASKQNEAAVSASAAVAGQSVPAAAAGSAASDEITEDEFEALLDRLHGKPAQAAAPAAAVPVNTPRQALAADSAPRAVTGKPAPAPIQAEPQAVASPASTRPAAAPIAEASPAKDAMKAPEPTLGNKE